The Bacillus sp. NEB1478 genome contains the following window.
GTTTCATACAATTAAGATGCTTCATATTATAGTGTAAAGTTGGCCAGGCTTTACAGCTATGGCTGGCTTTTTTAAATGGAAGTTGGTGAACGATTTTGAAAAACGTTGTAAAACATGTTGTTTCCTTTATCGTGTCCGACTCTGAACTGTTCGCTTCTTTTTGGAACATTGTCTTTCCTTATCATTGAGAAGCCTTCACCTTTGAGGTGCTGGATAATCTGCAGGAACTATTTTTGAGCCTTCAAGGAAGAATTTCTCTTTGGAACCATTCAATGGGACAAAACATAAAAGAATAAAAAAGACAGGGGTCTGTCCCGGGGTCAGACCCGGGACAGACCCCTGTTACATTTTACACTTTTCAATCTCCTTGCTTTTTTGGTATCATTTTCCTTAATTATACTAGAGAGGTTGCTGTTTCTGATGAATTCACTTAAACAATCGTTTAATTACATTGCTTCTTCATATGAAAAATACCGTCCAAATTATCCGAATGAAATGTTCACCGATATCATGCAGTATGCAAACCTCGATAGAAATGACTCTCTTCTGGAGATTGGCTGCGGAACAGGTAAAGCGACAGAAGGATTTTTAAACATGGGCTATGAAAATATTACCTGTATTGAATACGGTGAAAATTTAGCAAAACTCACTAAAGAAAAATTTTTAAACTATCCAGACGTTCATGTGATTCATTCTCCTTTTGAGGGATGGGAATCGAAGGATGCTCTTTATTCACTCGCATTTTCAGGAACTGCTTTTCATTTTATTCCAGCTCAAATTGGATATCCAAAAGCAGCTTCCTGTCTAAAAGAAGATGGTGTAATCGCCTTTTTTTGGTTTGAACATGTTTCTTCCGAAGAACCTGTTTATCAAGAAATAAGTGCTATATACAAAAAACACGCCCCTCATCTGGATGACAGAGATGTACCTGCTGTAGAAGAAGTCATTGAAAACCGGAGCCTCCAAACAACGGAGTCCGAGCACTTCCATCAATTAAAAGTCCATACATACAAATGGGAACAATTATATAAACCAGAAGAATATATAGGACTACTAAACACCCATTCTGGTCATCAAGTTTTGCCAGTGGAACAAAAACAAGCCTTATACGATGGAATTGAAGAGGTTATTATGAAACACGGTGGCCAAATCACAAAACAGCATGTTGTTGCCCTATACTTAGCCCGAAAAAAGTAACGAATAAAACCAGCTAAACGGATTAACCGTTAGGCTGGTTTTTTTTTACTAAAAATCTATACCTAATGTCCTGCTATCATTTACTCTTCTTAAAAACTAGGGAACGAGTACTATTGTTTCGACATTTAAAAGGGTTTTTATCGATTAAGCTAGAATTATGGAGAAAACACAAATGAAAGGGGGAAAAGAAAAATGAGTGAAGTGATTATACGTGATTTAATTAAACGTCATTTCACCAAGAAAAACATTCATGACCCACAATTACAGCAGCTGCTGGTTCACTTACTTCTTTCAGTAAGGAAAGAAAAACATTAGCTGACAGATAGATAGATGTATGATTAATAATCACATTCAAATTATGAAAACAAGAGTACCTGGACACTCCAGTTACTCTTTTTATTTTGTTCTCCTACAAAGGACTCGGAGGTCTCATTTGCTGTGTAACGAGTTTTAAAGAGTGCATGACCGTGCTGCGTTCAAATTCACTCAAATGTGAGAAACCATCAGTTAAGCTTTCTTTCATTAAGAGGTCTATTTTCTCTGCTGTTTGTTTTCCTTTTTCGGTTAATGTTAAAAAATAGATCCTTTTGTCATCCGGGTTTGCACTTTTTTTTACGAGATCAGCTTTCATTAAGGATTGTATCTGTCTGCTGAAAGTTGTGATATCAGCCCCGATCAAATCAGCAACCTGCTGCATGGACGGCTGATTATGATGTTGAAGTTCAAAGAGAATCTGACAATGAACAAGAGATATATTCCCCTCAACTTCCTTGCAATAATTTTTCAATAAGAGATTATATTTTCTATTGATTCCGTGCAAAAGATTTCTGACCTCTTCCATACAAACACCCCTTTTCATTCACTATAAAATAAATAATTGCAAAATTCAAATAATAAAAAAGAAGATTAATTTATATTACAAAAACATTTTTATTTTTTCTGTTTTTGTGATTTTTAGGTATTTACTCCTAACAAAGTGCAAATTATCTATCTTATTAATGGTTTGTTTATTTCCATTTAGTTCAAAAGATGTACGGATGTGTATAATAAAAAGTTTTAAAATTTTACAATCGGGTAATTAAAAATATAGAGAAAAAGGAATATGACTTGGGGGTATCATCAAATATGGAAAAAGTGGAGCAGAAACGCAGTAAACTTGGCAGATGGCTCGAACGACATAATAGAGATACAGACTGGCTAATCCGCGCCTCTGGAATTGAAAGAAAAGTTGCTGAAAATTTAGCGAAAAACCCGAATAAAAACCCGAGAATGATTACCATTCGGAAAGTATTATCTGCTGTTAAAAGAGTAGATCCAACAATAAAACTAAGTGACTTATGGGATATAAAATAACCGTGTACCTTCGTAATTGAGGCGTACACGTTTTTTTTGAGAAAATGGCGGCCCCGAGAGGACTCGAACCTCCGACGCACGGTTTAGGAAACCGACGCTCTATCCACTGAGCTACGGAGCCTTGTCCCTATTTATTATAGTAATAATTACGCAAAACACAAAAAAACTGATTTCCGGCCGAAATCAGTTTCCCTTTTTATGAAGGCTATTCATCATTAATCTCATGCAATGAATCGTTGTTTTCTTATATTGAACAGCTATTAAAAGGACCTTAAGCTTTTGAAATGGATTTAACTTTTTAAAAGATGGTTCTTGTTTCAAAAACAGTTTTATGATGGATAAGCTTTTTGGTGTAAATGGCTCCAAAAATGGTAGTTGTCTGTGTTGCTCTAAGGTCTGGGAATGAAACCATTTCCGCATCCAATATTTGATCTCTGTTGTAATCTTATTCTCATCTATTATACATGGCGCGTATTTATTTTTTGTATGTTTTCGAAGATATTCGAAGCGGTCCTTTCCACTCACAATCGAATAATGACCCTTACTATTTTTTTTCACTACAATAATGTGCATGCAGTCCCACATCATATTTCTTAATTTTTTAACATGCTCAGTAACATGAACTGCAGGGTCAGGTTTGATTTTACTTAATGGCAGATACTCTACATTTAACCTCATTCGCCTCCTCCTTTTATTAAAGCTATGCAGATGATTTCGTTTTCTTAGCATTATATGTTTAAATATAGGCGTTCGGTGCAAACAAAAAAAGCCATCTTCTCAGAAACGATTACTCGACGCTCCTTGAAGACGGCTCACACAACATTATGCGGTTTTATTTTTTCTTATAAAGTTTCGGATATCTCTGTTACCAATAAATTTCTTAGACTGCTCACACCATAATTTAAAATTCAGTGATTTTAAACTTGATAATAACGTCAATGTTGGTACATCTTGAAGTCTTGGATCACTTTTATGCGCTTTTTCAAGATGATAGTTTGGAACACGTGAATTCAGGTGATGAACGTGATGAAATCCGATATTTCCTGTGAACCATTGCAGTACTTTTGGAAGCTTGTAGAAAGAACTTCCCTTCAAGGCTGCTTCAACATAGTTCCACTTTTCGTTATTCTCAAAGTAACCATCCTCAAACTGATGCTGTACATAAAAAAGCCATACGCCTGAGAATGTGGCAATATAGAATATCGGCAGTTCGACTAAAAGGAATGCTTTCCAGCCAATCGTAAATCCGACTGCCAATACAATTGAAACTAACACAACGTTTGTGATCCAAACGTGGATTCTTTCTTTTTTCGAAGCATTTTTCGCATTAAAACGGTACTCGATCAAAAAGATATATAATGGTCCAATTAAAAATAATACGATTGGGTTGCGATAAACGCGATATTGCAAACGTTTTAGCCATGATGCATCTGCATATTCCTGCAATGTCATCGTCCAAACATCACCTACACCGCGCTTTTCCAAGTTTCCGTTTGTTGCATGATGTGTCGCATGGCTGTTTTTCCACTGTTCATACGAACAAAACGTAAATAAGCCCGTAAACATGCCAACGATTTGATTCATTTTACGGCTTTTAAAGAACGAATAGTGTGTACAATCATGAAAAATGATGAATGTACGAACTAAAAAGCCAGCAGCAGGAACCGCACAAACTAATGTTAACCAAAACGATATATTTAAACTCAGATAGGCTAATACCCATAAAACTAGGAACGGCCCAACTGAATTAATCAACTGCCATACACTTGCTGATATACGCGGGCGTTCAAATGGCGCTAATTTCTTCTTCCACTCACGAATATCATACTTTGAATGTTCGTTCATTAAACCACTCTCCTCAAATTCACATCCATATCATCATAACACATATTATGTATCCGATTTCCACATATTATGGCGATTACAAAAACAATTAAATGAACAAGGTGTCTCATTAGTGCGTTTTGTCACATCACGTCGACTCGCCGATCTATCAAATAATCCGCGAGAATAAAGAAAAATCCGCAATATTATCATCAAAATTCGCGTGATTAACTCATCAAACGTGGTTGCAATTCATAAAGAAAACTTGGCTGACTCAAGCATTTTACGTCAGCCTTAGTTGCAATTATACTATCGACTTTAACGTGTTTCTGCTTTGAATTACCCTACTGCAAACAAGTTAACCTTATGATATTGCAAAAAAAGACCGAGAACTCCCTCTTTTATAGGAAGAACCCGGTCTTTATTTTATTTCTTAGCGTTAATGTACAATTTTCCTGCTGCTGTTTCGTGTGTTTCATTGCCATAGTCATCTGAAGCGATAACTTCTACAACAGCTCCTGGTGCTTTTACGTTGGATGTTGCTGTGTAGTAACCTTCATAATGCCCTTCAGACGTTTCTCGCATCGGAAGCTCCGTAGCGTTTGCCGTTATACTCGCATTTGTCAGTGGCATGTGGATTACAAATACCGCATCTAACCCTGGCTCACTGTCAAATTCAATTTTCACGGATTCACCGCTTTTCAGTTGTTTATCTGTATCAGGTTTCAAGTTTTGGACAACTGGAGCTTCGAACTTCGCATAAACCTTCACTGATTTAGAGTGGCGGTTTCCTGCCTTGTCCTGAGCTACAACTTTAATCACGTTTTCTCCTTCATCTAGCAGCATACGATGACTATAGTTGCCATCCGCATCTACCTTCGCTTTTTGTCCGTTCACTTTTACCCAATCCAGATTTGCTTCATTAACGTTGCCTTTTACAGTTACAGATTCACGATTCGTCTTCATGCCATCAGTCGGCGAAGTAATCGTTACTCTTGGTTTTGCCTGGTCAAGTGTCACCGTTACTGGTGCAGATTCATCCGTTGATCCAGACTCTGTTACCGCTTTTGCTGTTAATCGGTTAGCTCCATCATTTAGGGTAAGATCAGCTGAGAATGTACCTTCATCCGTTGTTGCAGCACTTGCTACTTCTTCACCATTGTTAAAAATTTTAACAGTTGTAGTTGGTGCTGCTGTTCCTGATACAGTTACGTTCTCATCATTTGTAAATGATCCATCGGCAGGTGAAGTAATTACTGGCGCCGTTACTTCGTAGTTCACCGTTGCGCGGATCATATAGTTTCCTTCATCCTCAGGTGATGGCGACCATGCCCCGCCTACTAACTGATAACTTCTTCCTGACCACTCGCCATCTTCATCTGTCCCAAGACCCGGAGTGTTTGGATTTGGCTGTGATTGGATGTACACCATATAGAAGTCTCCCTCTACCATGATGCCATGTTCACTTAAGTCGATATGTGTCCATTCACCATTTCGAAGTGCTGTTTCATTAAAAGGTCCTGCTAACTTTTTACCTGGTGTTCCATCTGGGCCGCTAGCGTCATACACCGCTACTTGGAAATCTGTTCCGCCTGGAATTGGCCATTCAGTATCCCAGAATCGGAATAATCCGCCTGTTACCATTGCTCTTTCATTTCCGGAAGCAAGTGACATTTTCACTGCCCAGCCATTACCTGCATCATAGAATGCACGTGCATTTTCAGCTGTACCATCATCATAGCCGATTTCTCCGGGGTATCCGATAAATGGTTTCAATGCTATGTCTTGCTCAGTATTATCTCCGCCATTGACCGTAACCGAAACTTCTTGGCTATAGTAGGATGGCGCAACAATTTTTAAAGTGTAATCTCCTTCGTAAGCAGTCATTTCATATGAACCATCTGCTGCAGTTTCGACAGGTGCCACCGCTGCATCTTCCATAAGCATAACCGTTGCCCCTGCTACTGGTTCTCCGGTTACTTGATTTGTAACCGAACCGGAAACTGTACCTTTAGGAATTTCCTCAAGTGTAAAGTTAGCTGCTGCAACACCATCGCTTTCAATATTTACAGTTTGGGAAGCTGAACGATAACCGTAAGCTTCAGCCATCACCGTAAAAGTTCCCGCAGCATGTGTCATACCGTACGATCCGTCTTGCGGATTTGTGTAAACGGATCTGCCTGTCTCAAGTACACTCACTTCAGCTTGAATCGGTAATACCATCGGTGCTGCGTTATCTTTAACAGAATCCTTTTTCAAAATCGGCTCTACCGGTAAAATCTTGGCTGGATCCACTTTCGGTTTCGCCTCAGCAGAAGCTAATTTTTCAACAGCCGGTGCTGCTGTTACTTTCGCTTTTTGTGCAGTTGATAATGGCTGACTTTGCAGTTTTACATCATCTAAATACCATCCTGCTTTTACAACAGAACCATCTGTTGTCACGTTAAATGCGATATATACACGTTGTCCTGCGTATTCGCTTAAGTTTACTTCTCCATCAATCCACCCGCCAGATGTGGAGTTAACACGAAGTTTTTGTGTCCAGTTTTCCATATCTGTTGATACAAAAACATGTCCGTAATCGTAGTTGCGCTCCAAGTCATGCCACTGCTTGAACTGTAAGTAGCTGTCTCCTTCCGGAAGGTCAACTGGAGGCATAACAAGTGTCATGTTTGCTTTATTATCGTAATTTCCATCCAGATTTGTCGCATAAACATTCGTACCAGAGTTTGCTGCCCCTGGTCCACTTGTTGGCATTCCCTTTTCCCAGCTGTTGTTTGCTCCGTAAGAGGACCATCCTGTTGCATCTCCTTCAAAATCCTCTTCATATCCTACAGAGATACCCGGCAGCAGCGATACAGTATAGTTATCCGTTGACGTTTCATTACCGCCATAATCCGTTGCTTTCCATTTGTAAACGATTTGATCGCCGTTGAGAGCAGAACCTGGCAATACTGCAGTATAAGTACCAGATTTGTAGTCTCCGCTCGTTCTTTCAGCAGCAATGTCTGTCCAGCTTCCATCTTCATTTAGGTAGCTTAATACTACAGAAGTTACGCTGATATCATCTGAAGCCTGAGCTTCTAGATTAATAGGCATTCCTTTATATGATTGTGATGGCCCTTCATGGGTGATAGAAGGCGCAACATTATCTTCACCATGTTTCGTAACCGTTCCTTCAATTCTACCTAAACCGGTAATAACAGAAGAGACGGCAGTAAAAGCATTTACCAGTCCGTGTCCATACCCATTATTAGGCGACTCAGGGAATGTGGCATCTGTTAGCGGTGTAGCTGTAGACATCAAGATTTCTTCCATCTCTTCAACTGATAAATTTGCATCTACCTGACGAAGCATAGCAGCGATCGCGGTTACGTGAGGACCTGCCATCGACGTTCCGTTCCATCCGCCTTCATAATCGCTTCCAGGTACAGATGAACGAATGTTTACCCCAGGTGCGGAAATTTCAGGTTTTGTCTCATCATATGGTGATGGACCTTGCAGTGAGAAACTCGCCAGATGATCGTTTATATCAGTTGCACCTGTTGCAAATGATTCAGGATAGTTTGCAGGGGTAGCAACAGAACCCGGTCCTCCTGGATTAAAAATGGTTGTATTTCCTGCCGAAAACTCTGGGAAGATGTCAGCCGCACGCCATGCTGCTACCATCTCTCTGTACCACTCATCGAGTCCTGGTCCGCCGCCCCATGAGTTATTCACGACGTCTGGCGCTTTTTCCGGATGGGGATTTCCTTGAGCATCTTTTGGTGCTAAAATCCATTCTCCCGCTTCAAGCAGATCAACATCTGTTCCACCATTTGCAGAGAATGCTTTTACAGCAATCCATTTTGCACCAGGTGCAACGCCAATCTGGTTTGCTCCGTTAGGTTCAGACCCTACCATCGTTCCGGTAGTATGTGATCCATGTCCTAAATCATCATACGGAGCTGCTTGTCCGCCAACTGCATCAAACCAGTTGTACTGATTATCAGGAGCATCTGGGTTTTGAGGATTATACCCTCTATATTTTGTTTTTAAAGCCGGGTGATTCCATTGAACACCTGTATCGATCGAAGCAATAACAGTACCAGAACCGTCAATGCCCATATTCCATACAGCAGGCGCTCCTACACGATCAATATTCCATTCTATGGATGATGTTTCGCTTTTCGGTTCAACTTGTAAAGAAGATTTTTTTTCTGGGATTTTAACTGAGCTTACAGGTTGAATTAGCTGTCTTGTTTCATTTGGAAGGACTTTTTCAACTTCAGGGAAAGCAGCAATTTGTTCCATAACTTCTTTCGTAGCCGTTACAGCCATGCCGTTAACAACATAGAAAGATTGGACTTTTTCCGCTTTTCCTGCCTTCTCTTGCTTCTCTAAATATTTTTTCACATGATCTTGAGTTTCGAGCGCTATTGCGCGAAGTGAGGAAACAACTGTGGAACGTTTCATTAACCTTGTTTGTTTTCCAGTTAACTTTTGTGTTTTAGCTTCTTTTACGGCAGCCTTTGCTACCTTTGCTGTATCTACTTGATCTTGAAACTTTATGAGGAAAGTAACTTTGTCCTTCTTACTAAATTGTTCATTGAGTTTTGAGGAGATCTTACTTTTCCCTCCATCGACTAGTGCCTTTCGTGCCGATGTGGAAGGTTTGTCTTTTGATACGGCATTTGCTTGAGACGGGAACATCATTGGTACGATCATTAAAAAAGTTAAAAATACGGATAACCATCTAAAATTTCTCCGTTTTTTACTCACGTTGCTTTTCCCTCCCTATTCATTTTTGTCGTACAAAATAACCAATAAAAAGTAAATCCCTATCACACCTCCTGTTTAAATTTTGAAAATTTAGTAATTCTTTGTTGTTAAATAAACGATAACGGATAAATGCTGTAAATAAATGTTAGAATTTGTCGTTTTAAAACGCTGAAAATGGAAAATAAACCCTTTGCACGAGTTCGATCTATTATATTTGCGACTATTTGAACCCATAGATTATTTATTTATGAAATTATTGTAGAAAATAATGTCTTAAGACTCAGTTCAAAGGAACCGACTTCAAAAAATTTATAGAGATTTGTAAAAAAATGAGAAAACATGCTTAGAAAATGATTCAATGTATCCTTTTTTAGCATATTGAAAATGGTGTAAAGATTGATTTTATTCAACATTCTCAAATTTAAAGAAGACTTCATCATACACATGACCTAGTTAAAAATAATAAAAACAAGGCATTTTTTCCTAATTTTGGAATTACTTTTATTTCTTATGGATTAGTGACAATCTCCTGCTTTCGTTTGTATACTTGTCCACAATGTCGTTTTTTGACAAAACAAAAAGCTCCCTCTTTTAAAGAGAGAACTTATAAAAAAAATTATTCAGGTCGATCCAGTGAAAATAATTCGCCGAGCTTTGTATAATTTGTACCTGCAAGTCTACCTACAGGACGTAATTTTCCAGCATGGATTTTCCCATCTTTATAAAGATCATCTGAGATATGATAGTGTACAACTTTCCCGATCAGGAGGTCTGTTGCAGGCTTTTCCGGTGTTCCTCCTAACGGAATAATCTGCTCTACCACGCATTCCATTCTTATATTTGCCTCAGCAATTCCAGGGATCTTTACTTTAATAGAATCAACTGGAGTTAATTTAGCAAGATCCACTTCACTTTCATCTGGCGGGAGATTTGCCGCCGTTTTGTTTACCGCCTCAATATACGATTCATCTGGAATATGAACAACAAACTCCCCTTTTGCTGCTGCGTTTCGCGATGTATCTTTTTGCACGCCATCTTTCCTGCCAATCGATATGGCGATAAGAGGCGGATCAGCTGTCAGCGCGTTAAAATAGCTAAAAGGTGCAGCATTAAGGACCCCTTCTTCTGATAAAGTACTTACAAAAGCAATCGGTCTTGGAATAATACTGCCGGTTAGAAACTTATAATTTTCTTTTAAGGAAAGCGTATTCGGGTCAATTGATTTCAATACAACCACCTGCTTTAATTAAAGTTTTTGCTGAACCAATCTGCTGCATCTTCCACTTCTGATCTTGATAACTGATGCCCCATCATCTCCCATTTCACATGTACAGCCGCTCCCGCTTCAGTTAACATTTTATCAAGTTCTTCCGTTTCTTCGGGAGGACAGATAGGATCATTTTTTCCCGCGCCAATAAAGATGGGCAAATTCGAGAGATCAGGTAATTCGATTCCTCTTATCGGTACCATCGGATGATGGAGAATGGCTCCTTTTAAAGCATTTTCATAATGAAAAATTAAACTGCCTGCGATGTTTGCTCCGTTCGAGTATCCGACAGCTACAACATTGCTCCGGTCAAAATCGTATTTCTTGGCAGACTCGTTTACAAAGTCATTCAGTTCTTTCGTTCGGAAAATAAGATCTTCTTCATCAAAAACTCCTTCTGATAAACGGCGGAAAAACCGAGGCATCCCGTTTTCAGAAACATTTCCGCGAACACTTATAACCGAAGACTCGGGTGAAATCATTTCTGCAAGAGTTAGCAGATCTTCTTCGTTACCTCCAGTTCCATGCAATAACAATAAAACCGGCTTCGATTCGTCAGTTCCTTTTTTAAACAAATGTTTCAATTAGTTGTCCTCCTCTAAAATTCTGGCTTCTGCTGGCAATAAGTGATTTTCGATTTGTTCACGATGCTCTTCGAGCCAAGGCGGAAGAAGTAATTTCCGGCCCAATTCTTCTTCTGTTTCATCACGTGTAAAACCTGGCGGATCAGTTGCTATTTCAAATAAGATGTGTCCCTCTTCCCGGAAATAGATCGCGTTAAAATATTGACGGTCAATGATGTCAGTTACATGCAATTCGTTTGAACTCACATACTCCTGCCACTCTTTATGCTCATCATAGTCTTTTGCTCTCCATGCGATATGGTGAACTGTCCCTACTCCGCTAATTCCTCTTGGTTCTGGAGATAATTTGATATCAATAATGTTCCCTAAATCTCCATTTGCTTTAAAGCGGATATAGTCTCCATCCTGGCCGAGATCTTCAAGCCCCATTACATCAGTTAAAACTGCTGCTGTTTGCTGAGGAGCTGCAGAAAGTAAGATTGCCCCGCCGAAGCCTTTTATTGCATATTCTTGTTTAACACCGCCAAAGCTCCATTCGCTCTTTTCAGCTTCGCGTCTTGCTACAAGTTCTAAATGCAAGCCATGAGGATCTATGAATTGGAGAGACTCTTCTTGAAATCGAGTTGTTTTTTTATATTCTACTTTAAACTGAACAAGTCTCTCTTCCCAAAATGGAAGTGCTCCTTCTGGCACGACAAATGTTGTCGTTCCTACTTGACCTGAACCGACTCTGCCTCGATAAGCATCCGGCCAAGGAAAAAATGTCATGATTGTTCCGGGCTTACCTGTTTCGTTTCCAAAATATAAATGATATGTTCCTGGATCATCAAAGTTAACGGTTTTCTTTACAAGTCTAAGACCGAGCACTCCTGCATAGAAGTCCACGTTCTCTTGAGGATTTCCTACAATAGCAGTGATATGGTGAATTCCTGCGGTTTTCATAAAAAGAAACATCCTTTCAATTTATCTAACTTATCTTTTGTAAGTTAAGTGTAAATTATATCACTTACTTTTGTCAAGTAACTATATTAATCCGTAAATTCGAATGACTTTATTCTGGTTTTCTATTGTACGAAATCCACTCTATTTAGCCTTTCCCTAAACAATGAGGATGGAAACGGGAACCCTGCTGCCTCTTATAACTGAAAATCTTCTTTCGTGGTTAATAATCAGTGGCAATTCAGAGAGGTGAACTTAAAACGATGAGTGGAAATTCAGTATAAGGGCTAAAAAATAAAAAACTCTACATCAGGAAAACACAACAGAGGAATTAAATTAAGAATCAAACAAAAATTATAGGTAATCAAACAAAAAACGGTATCGATCAAACAAAAATAAGATTAAATTAAACAAATGTTTAATTTTCACATCTTTAATGTACACCTGAAAACGACACAGCCTTTATAAATCGAAAGAGGCTGTTCCAAAGTAAAAAACTTTTGGCCAGCCTCTAATAAAAGTTATGTATTTGTAGGGGGTCTGTCCCCGGGACAGACCCCCCTTTTTAGTTCAATTAAAAGTCAAAAGTATCTGGATCTGGTCCGATTCGGCGGTCTTCGTTCAATGCGTCTATTTTCGCCATATCATCAACAGATAATTCAAAATCAAAAATGTCTGCATTCTCAACAATACGGTGCTGTTTTACTGATTTTGGAATGGTAACCACTCCATTTTGCAGG
Protein-coding sequences here:
- a CDS encoding ring-cleaving dioxygenase; protein product: MKTAGIHHITAIVGNPQENVDFYAGVLGLRLVKKTVNFDDPGTYHLYFGNETGKPGTIMTFFPWPDAYRGRVGSGQVGTTTFVVPEGALPFWEERLVQFKVEYKKTTRFQEESLQFIDPHGLHLELVARREAEKSEWSFGGVKQEYAIKGFGGAILLSAAPQQTAAVLTDVMGLEDLGQDGDYIRFKANGDLGNIIDIKLSPEPRGISGVGTVHHIAWRAKDYDEHKEWQEYVSSNELHVTDIIDRQYFNAIYFREEGHILFEIATDPPGFTRDETEEELGRKLLLPPWLEEHREQIENHLLPAEARILEEDN